Proteins from a single region of Allocatelliglobosispora scoriae:
- a CDS encoding phosphotransferase — translation MTVDSELEIPLRGGNVSTVVRVGDTVRRNVGPWTPAVHALLRHLELSGFTGSPRALGMDTQGREVLSYLSGECGEYPLKPHWVTDEALVTVATMLRMFHDAQAGFRQPMGSVWRSFGPPPPDAEVICHHDAAPHNVIWRPDGTLAMIDFDLASPGSRIYDVSYAAWTWVPLFSDRDSVTLGWHRPDRPRRLRLFADAYGLIPRDRHRLVRTIRKRIVDHVEGIRRMAASGDPAFVRIVNKGHLRRPLRDLRLLDYERYTLEHALR, via the coding sequence GTGACTGTGGACTCCGAGCTCGAGATCCCGCTGCGCGGCGGGAATGTCAGCACCGTCGTCCGCGTCGGCGACACGGTTCGCCGCAACGTGGGCCCGTGGACACCGGCCGTGCACGCGCTCCTGCGCCACCTCGAGCTCTCCGGCTTCACCGGGTCGCCGCGCGCCCTCGGCATGGACACGCAGGGCCGCGAGGTCCTGTCCTACCTCTCCGGCGAGTGCGGGGAGTATCCGCTCAAGCCGCACTGGGTGACCGACGAGGCGCTCGTCACGGTCGCCACGATGCTGCGGATGTTCCACGACGCGCAGGCCGGGTTCCGGCAGCCCATGGGGAGCGTGTGGCGCTCCTTCGGGCCGCCGCCGCCCGACGCCGAGGTGATCTGCCACCACGACGCCGCACCGCACAACGTGATCTGGCGGCCGGACGGCACGCTCGCGATGATCGATTTCGATCTCGCCTCGCCGGGGTCCCGGATCTATGACGTCTCCTATGCCGCCTGGACGTGGGTGCCGCTCTTCAGCGACCGGGACTCGGTGACGCTGGGGTGGCACCGGCCGGATCGGCCGCGGCGGCTGCGGTTGTTCGCGGACGCCTACGGGCTGATTCCGCGGGACCGGCATCGGCTGGTGCGGACGATCCGGAAGCGGATCGTGGATCACGTCGAGGGCATTCGGCGGATGGCCGCTTCCGGGGACCCGGCGTTTGTGCGGATCGTGAACAAGGGCCATCTGCGTCGGCCGTTGCGGGACTTGCGGCTGCTGGATTACGAGCGTTACACGCTGGAGCACGCTCTTCGTTAG